From Eleftheria terrae, the proteins below share one genomic window:
- a CDS encoding NAD-dependent epimerase/dehydratase family protein, producing MPPAHPTSLRFSRLLLTGAAGGLGQVLRPRLKAYCDRLRVSDIAALGEPAAGEEVQQVRLEDPAAVHEMLAGVDAVVHLGGYSVEGPFEPILQANIVGLYHLYEAARRHGVRRVVYASSNHVTGYYRQDEVIDTRALPRPDGLYGVSKAFGENLASFYFDRYGIETACLRIGSSTPRPLDRRMLATWLSHDDLERLVVSCLTAPVVGHSIIYGVSDNGTRWWDNRHAAHLGYVPRDSADAWRAEVEARQPVLDLQDPAVRHQGGVFLHAGPFGD from the coding sequence ATGCCACCCGCCCATCCGACCTCCTTGCGTTTTTCCCGCCTGCTGCTGACCGGTGCCGCCGGGGGCCTGGGCCAAGTGCTGCGGCCCCGGCTCAAGGCCTACTGCGACCGCCTGCGGGTCAGCGACATCGCGGCGCTCGGCGAGCCCGCCGCCGGCGAGGAAGTGCAGCAGGTGCGGCTGGAAGACCCGGCCGCCGTGCACGAGATGCTGGCCGGCGTCGACGCGGTCGTGCACCTGGGCGGCTATTCGGTGGAGGGGCCGTTCGAGCCCATCCTGCAGGCCAACATCGTCGGCCTGTACCACCTCTACGAGGCGGCGCGCCGGCATGGCGTGCGGCGTGTCGTCTATGCCAGCTCCAACCACGTGACGGGCTACTACCGGCAGGACGAAGTCATCGACACCCGCGCCTTGCCGCGTCCCGACGGCCTGTACGGCGTCAGCAAGGCCTTCGGCGAAAACCTGGCCAGCTTCTACTTCGACCGCTACGGCATCGAGACCGCCTGCCTGCGCATCGGCTCGTCCACGCCGCGGCCGCTGGACCGGCGCATGCTCGCCACCTGGCTCAGCCATGACGACCTGGAGCGGCTGGTGGTGTCCTGCCTGACGGCGCCGGTGGTGGGCCACAGCATCATCTACGGCGTGTCCGACAACGGCACCCGCTGGTGGGACAACCGCCATGCTGCGCACCTGGGCTATGTGCCGCGCGACAGCGCCGACGCCTGGCGTGCCGAGGTGGAGGCGCGCCAGCCGGTGCTCGACCTGCAGGACCCGGCGGTGCGCCACCAGGGAGGCGTGTTCCTGCACGCCGGCCCTTTCGGGGACTGA
- a CDS encoding FadR/GntR family transcriptional regulator, which yields MNIPPDTVRRPRTLAIGLVDALSQRIREGRLQADDKLPTEAEIMREFGVSRTVVREAISKLQAAGLVRTRHGVGTFVVGLVDAPAFRIDPEQLATVRDVIAVLELRISLETEAAALAALRRNDENLTVMRESLAAFSAAVEQDGDSVAHDFAFHLEIARATQNPHFADLMGYVGTTLIPRARVNTARAAHTDRREYLRRVNAEHENIYNAIADGDPESARAAMRTHLSNSRDRLRRAQPASLGA from the coding sequence ATGAACATCCCGCCCGACACGGTGCGCCGTCCCCGCACCCTGGCCATCGGCCTGGTCGACGCACTCAGCCAGCGCATTCGCGAGGGCCGCCTGCAGGCCGACGACAAGCTGCCCACCGAGGCCGAGATCATGCGCGAGTTCGGTGTCAGCCGCACCGTGGTGCGCGAGGCCATTTCGAAGCTGCAGGCGGCCGGCCTGGTGCGCACGCGGCACGGCGTGGGCACCTTTGTGGTGGGCCTGGTGGACGCGCCGGCGTTTCGCATCGATCCCGAGCAGCTGGCGACGGTGCGCGACGTCATTGCGGTGCTGGAGTTGCGCATCAGCCTGGAGACCGAGGCGGCTGCATTGGCCGCGCTGCGGCGCAATGACGAGAACCTGACGGTGATGCGCGAGTCGCTCGCCGCCTTTTCTGCCGCGGTGGAGCAGGACGGCGACAGTGTGGCGCACGACTTCGCCTTCCACCTGGAGATCGCCCGGGCCACCCAAAACCCGCACTTCGCGGACCTGATGGGTTATGTCGGCACCACGCTGATTCCGCGGGCCCGGGTCAACACCGCACGGGCCGCCCACACCGACCGGCGCGAGTACCTGAGGCGGGTCAACGCGGAGCACGAGAACATCTACAACGCGATTGCCGATGGCGACCCGGAATCGGCCCGCGCGGCGATGCGCACCCACCTGTCGAACAGCCGCGACCGGCTGCGCCGGGCCCAGCCGGCCAGCCTGGGGGCTTGA
- the kdgD gene encoding 5-dehydro-4-deoxyglucarate dehydratase → MSPHELQQLLSSGLLSFPLTDFDAQGDFAAAAYARRLEWLAPYGATALFAAGGTGEFFSLVPQEYTAVIRTAVQTCRGKVPIVAGAGGPTRQAIAYAQEAQRLGAHGVLLLPHYLTEAPPEGVMAHVEAVCRSVDIGVVVYNRAVCRLGPAQLEALAGRCPNLIGFKDGIGDIELMVSIRERLGERFTYLGGLPTAEVYAAAYKALGVPVYSSAVFNFVPRTAMDFYRAVANDDRATQSRLLQSFFLPYLAIRNRCAGYAVGIVKAGANLVGHPAGPVRPPLTDLKAEERQQLAALIDQLGPQ, encoded by the coding sequence ATGTCGCCCCACGAACTCCAGCAGCTTCTCTCGTCCGGCCTCCTGTCCTTTCCGCTGACCGATTTCGATGCCCAGGGCGACTTCGCTGCGGCGGCCTATGCCCGGCGGCTGGAGTGGCTGGCGCCCTACGGCGCCACTGCGCTGTTCGCGGCGGGCGGCACCGGCGAGTTTTTTTCGCTGGTGCCACAGGAGTACACGGCCGTGATCCGCACCGCGGTGCAGACCTGCCGCGGCAAGGTGCCCATCGTGGCCGGCGCGGGCGGCCCGACCCGGCAGGCCATCGCCTATGCGCAGGAAGCGCAGCGCCTGGGCGCGCACGGCGTGCTGCTGCTGCCGCACTACCTCACCGAGGCGCCGCCGGAGGGCGTGATGGCCCATGTCGAAGCGGTCTGCCGGTCGGTCGACATCGGGGTGGTGGTCTACAACCGCGCGGTGTGCCGGCTGGGCCCGGCCCAGCTCGAGGCGCTGGCCGGGCGCTGCCCCAACCTGATCGGCTTCAAGGACGGCATCGGTGACATCGAGCTGATGGTGTCCATCCGCGAGCGCCTGGGCGAGCGCTTCACCTACCTGGGCGGGCTGCCGACGGCCGAGGTCTATGCCGCCGCCTACAAGGCGCTGGGCGTGCCGGTGTATTCGTCGGCGGTGTTCAACTTCGTTCCGCGCACGGCGATGGACTTCTACCGGGCGGTGGCCAATGACGACCGGGCCACCCAGAGCCGGCTGCTGCAATCCTTCTTCCTGCCCTACCTGGCCATCCGCAACCGCTGCGCCGGCTATGCGGTGGGCATCGTCAAGGCGGGCGCCAACCTGGTGGGCCACCCGGCTGGCCCGGTGCGGCCGCCCCTGACCGACCTCAAGGCCGAGGAACGCCAGCAACTCGCCGCATTGATCGACCAACTGGGCCCGCAGTAA
- a CDS encoding aldehyde dehydrogenase family protein, which translates to MSREHLNYIGGEWVGSEHFAANLNPSDLADTVGLYASGSTDDVAQAVHAARRALPAWSGSGIQQRADALDGIGRELLARREELGTLLAREEGKTLPEAIGEVARAGNIFKFFAGECLRSGGELLPSVRPGIGVEITREPVGVVGLITPWNFPIAIPAWKIAPALAWGNCVVFKPADLVPGSAWALAEIIARAGLPAGTFNLVMGRGREVGQAIVDHPGIDAVSFTGSAAVGRQVAAACVARGAKVQLEMGGKNPQVVLDDADLGTAVELCVQSAFFSTGQRCTAASRLIVTEGIHDRFVAAMVERMRQLRVGHALATGTDIGPVVSASQLDQDLRYIELGLNEGAALAWGGQRLHGETEGHYLAPALFTETTSRMTLNREEVFGPVAGVIRVRDYDEALAVANDTSFGLSAGIATTSLKHATHFKRHAQAGMVMVNLPTAGVDYHVPFGGRKGSSYGPREQGRHAAEFYTTVKTAYTLA; encoded by the coding sequence ATGAGCAGGGAACACCTCAACTACATCGGCGGTGAATGGGTGGGCAGCGAGCACTTCGCGGCCAACCTCAACCCCTCGGACCTGGCCGACACCGTCGGCCTGTATGCCAGCGGCAGCACCGACGACGTGGCCCAGGCCGTGCACGCCGCGCGCCGTGCGCTGCCGGCCTGGAGCGGCAGTGGCATCCAGCAGCGGGCCGATGCGCTCGACGGTATCGGCCGCGAGCTGCTGGCGCGCCGCGAAGAGCTGGGCACCCTGCTGGCCCGCGAGGAAGGCAAGACCCTGCCGGAGGCCATCGGCGAGGTGGCGCGGGCCGGCAACATCTTCAAGTTCTTCGCCGGCGAGTGCCTGCGCAGCGGCGGCGAGCTGCTGCCTTCGGTGCGGCCGGGCATCGGGGTGGAGATCACCCGGGAGCCGGTGGGCGTGGTCGGGCTCATCACCCCTTGGAATTTCCCGATCGCCATTCCGGCCTGGAAGATCGCACCGGCGCTTGCCTGGGGCAACTGCGTGGTGTTCAAGCCGGCCGACCTGGTGCCGGGCTCGGCCTGGGCGCTGGCCGAGATCATCGCCCGTGCCGGCTTGCCGGCCGGCACCTTCAACCTGGTGATGGGCCGCGGCCGGGAAGTTGGCCAGGCCATCGTCGACCATCCGGGGATCGATGCGGTGAGCTTCACCGGCTCGGCGGCCGTCGGCCGGCAGGTGGCGGCCGCCTGCGTTGCCCGGGGTGCCAAGGTGCAGCTGGAGATGGGCGGCAAGAATCCGCAGGTGGTGCTCGACGATGCGGACCTCGGTACCGCCGTGGAGCTGTGCGTGCAGAGCGCCTTCTTCTCCACCGGGCAGCGCTGCACTGCGGCCAGCCGGCTGATCGTCACCGAAGGCATCCACGATCGTTTCGTGGCAGCCATGGTGGAGCGCATGCGCCAGCTCAGGGTGGGCCATGCCCTGGCCACGGGGACCGACATCGGTCCGGTGGTCTCGGCCAGCCAGCTGGACCAGGACCTGCGCTACATCGAGCTCGGCTTGAACGAAGGCGCCGCGCTGGCCTGGGGCGGGCAGCGCCTGCACGGCGAGACCGAAGGCCACTACCTGGCGCCGGCGCTGTTCACCGAGACGACGTCCCGCATGACGCTCAACCGGGAAGAGGTCTTCGGCCCGGTGGCCGGCGTGATCCGCGTGCGCGACTACGACGAAGCGCTGGCCGTGGCCAACGACACCAGCTTCGGCCTGTCCGCCGGCATCGCGACCACCTCGCTCAAGCATGCCACGCACTTCAAGCGCCATGCCCAGGCCGGCATGGTGATGGTCAACCTGCCGACCGCGGGCGTGGACTACCACGTGCCCTTCGGTGGCCGCAAGGGCTCCAGCTACGGGCCCCGCGAGCAGGGCCGCCATGCGGCCGAGTTCTATACCACGGTGAAGACCGCCTACACGCTGGCCTGA
- a CDS encoding metallophosphoesterase, translating into MRIQILSDLHLENQPGFVAQAVPGADVLVLAGDIGSYQAGSRLAEDDFGLGRFSPRRGAPWPTVLYVPGNHEYDGLEFDATHRRLRDCCEALGIVWLERQVHTLGPVRFIGTTLWSDFDALASAGTGPGDLAHTLRQRGKAFRAANYYLSKYSALRDGRPMLAEDLRELALECQAWLRHALAEPFDGRTVVVTHFAPSLRSADPRYGLVPGTAGFCNALDELLQHAELWIHGHVHCALDYLVARPAATGPCRVLANPLGYAHKGEQATFRSDFSVLLAD; encoded by the coding sequence ATGCGCATTCAGATCCTTTCCGACCTTCATCTCGAAAACCAGCCCGGCTTCGTCGCCCAGGCGGTGCCCGGTGCCGATGTGCTGGTGCTGGCCGGCGACATCGGCTCCTACCAGGCCGGCTCGCGGCTGGCAGAGGACGACTTCGGCCTGGGCCGTTTCTCGCCGCGGCGCGGTGCCCCCTGGCCCACCGTGCTCTACGTGCCGGGCAACCATGAATACGATGGCCTTGAATTCGACGCCACCCACCGCCGCTTGCGCGATTGCTGTGAAGCGCTGGGCATCGTCTGGCTGGAGCGACAGGTGCACACCCTGGGGCCGGTGCGCTTCATCGGCACCACGCTGTGGAGCGATTTCGACGCCCTGGCCTCGGCCGGGACGGGGCCCGGCGACCTGGCGCACACCCTGCGCCAGCGCGGCAAGGCCTTCCGGGCGGCCAACTACTACCTGTCGAAATACTCGGCCCTGCGTGACGGCCGGCCGATGCTCGCCGAGGACCTGCGCGAGCTGGCGCTCGAATGCCAGGCCTGGCTGCGCCACGCACTGGCCGAGCCCTTCGATGGCCGCACCGTGGTCGTCACGCATTTCGCGCCCAGTCTGCGCAGCGCCGATCCGCGCTATGGCCTGGTGCCGGGCACGGCCGGCTTCTGCAATGCGCTGGACGAGCTGTTGCAGCACGCCGAGCTGTGGATCCACGGCCATGTGCACTGCGCGCTCGACTACCTGGTGGCGCGGCCCGCAGCCACCGGTCCTTGCCGGGTGCTGGCCAATCCGCTCGGCTATGCGCACAAGGGGGAGCAAGCGACCTTCCGGAGCGACTTCAGCGTGCTGCTGGCCGACTGA